A region of Thermothielavioides terrestris NRRL 8126 chromosome 6, complete sequence DNA encodes the following proteins:
- a CDS encoding glycosyltransferase family 39 protein (CAZy_ID 270206): protein MASGNDRATVVSGADVGDAARRRNVPGTPQQVLVPQPQQPDDKKPKKEPSVLEILDEWEWLIAPIIFTAFAFFTRFYKIGLSPIVTWDEAHFGKFGSHYLKREFYFDVHPPAGKLLVGLSGYLAGYNGSFEFKSGETYPPEVNYTFMRQFNAFWGAICVPMAYWTAKELHLRRPAVWLVALMVLCENSYTTISRFILLDSMLLFGTVATTLCWAKFHNQRKNSFEPEWFFWLFMTGLSIGFVTSVKLVGLFVTALVGLYTIEDLWNKFGDTKMPVTELAAHFFARVVGLIILPFLVYLLSFAIHFAVLTNSGPGDAQMSSLFQANLRGTDVGRDSPLEVAYGSMVTIKNMGYGGGLLHSHVQTYPEGSTQQQVTCYHHKDANNNWFFYPNRRDIPYDPAAEPRFIGDGEVIRLLHAQTGRNLHSHQIAAPITKSQWEVSCYGNATIGDEKDHWKIEVVSDAASRDRSRIRTLTTAFRLRHETLGCYLRAGNVNLPQWGFKQIEVTCTKENNPRDTYTHWNIEAHVNEKLPPGNPGLYKSPFLKDFVHLNVAMMTSNNALVPDPDKQDDLASQWWQWPILHVGLRMCGWDDSIVKYFLLGNPLVYWGSTAALGVFAGLVAWYTIRWQRGYRELSPPELDQIHYAGLYPVAGWFLHYLPFVIMARVTYVHHYYPALYFAILTFGFLADWFLRNQRAVAQYAAYALLYAAVIGLYIYFIPICWGMTGPNRKYSYMKWFESWRMSDA, encoded by the exons ATGGCCTCGGGAAACGACCGGGCCACTGTCGTCtccggcgccgacgtggGCGACGCGGCCAGGCGACGCAATGTCCCGGGCACGCCGCAGCAGGTGCTCGTCCCACAGCCGCAGCAACCTGACGACAAGAAGCCCAAGAAG GAGCCCTCCGTCCTCGAGATACTCGACGAATGGGAGTGGCTGATTGCCCCCATCATCTTCACTGCTTTCGCCTTCTTCACCCGCTTCTATAAGATCGGTCTCTCGCCCATTGTCACTTGGGATGAAGCTCA CTTTGGAAAGTTTGGCAGCCACTACCTGAAGCGCGAGTTCTACTTCGACGTGCAC CCCCCTGCCGGGaagctcctcgtcggcctgaGCGGATACCTCGCCGGCTACAATGGATCGTTCGAGTTCAAGTCCGGCGAGACCTACCCGCCCGAGGTCAACTACACCTTCATGCGCCAGTTCAACGCCTTCTGGGGCGCCATCTGCGTGCCAATGGCCTACTGGACCGCTAAGGAGCTCCACCTGAGGCGCCCTGCTGTCTGGCTCGTCGCCCTGATGGTCCTCTGCGAGAACTCGTACACCACCATCAGCCGCTTCATCCTGCTGGACTCGATGCTCCTGTTCGGCACCGTCGCCACGACTCTCTGCTGGGCCAAGTTCCACAACCAGCGCAAGAACAGCTTCGAGCCCGAGTGGTTCTTCTGGCTGTTCATGACCGGCCTGAGCATCGGCTTCGTGACGAGCGTCAAGCTGGTGGGCCTCTTCGTCACCGCGCTTGTTGGCCTGTACACCATCGAGGACCTGTGGAACAAGTTTGGTGACACCAAGATGCCTGTG ACCGAACTGGCTGCCCACTTCTTTGCTCGCGTCGTGGGCCTCATCATCTTGCCGTTCCTGGTCTACCTGCTCAGCTTCGCCATCCACTTTGCCGTGCTCACGAACAGCGGGCCTGGTGACGCCCAGATGTCTTCGCTGTTCCAAGCCAACCTCCGCGGCACCGACGTCGGAAGGGACAGCCCCTTGGAAGTCGCTTATGGCTCCATGGTCACGATCAAGAACATGGGCtatggcggcggcctcctccaCAGCCACGTCCAGACGTACCCGGAGGGTTCTACCCAGCAGCAGGTGACCTGCTACCACCACAAAGATGCTAACAACAACTGGTTCTTCTACCCGAACCGCCGCGATATTCCCTacgaccccgccgccgagccccgCTTcatcggcgacggcgaggtcATCCGCCTGCTCCATGCCCAGACCGGCCGCAACCTGCACTCGCACCAGATCGCTGCCCCTATCACCAAGTCTCAGTGGGAGGTTTCTTGCTACGGCAACGCGACGATTGGCGACGAGAAGGACCACTGGAAGATCGAGGTGGTCAGTGACGCTGCGTCCCGCGACCGCAGCAGGATCCGCACCCTCACCACGGCCTTCCGCCTGAGGCACGAGACTTTGGGCTGCTATCTCCGCGCCGGCAACGTCAACCTGCCTCAGTGGGGCTTCAAACAGATTGAGGTTACCTGCACCAAGGAGAACAACCCGCGCGATACCTACACCCACTGGAACATCGAGGCACACGTCAACGAGAAGC TGCCCCCTGGAAACCCCGGCCTGTACAAGTCGCCTTTCCTGAAGGACTTTGTCCACTTG AACGTCGCCATGATGACCTCGAACAACGCGCTCGTGCCCGACCCGGACAAGCAGGATGATCTCGCCTCGCAGTGGTGGCAGTGGCCCATCCTGCACGTCGGCCTGCGCATGTGCGGCTGGGACGACAGCATCGTCAAGTACTTCCTCCTCGGCAACCCGCTCGTCTACTGGggctcgacggccgcgctggGCGTCTTCGCCGGGCTCGTCGCCTGGTACACGATCCGCTGGCAGCGCGGCTACCGCGAgctgtcgccgccggagcTCGACCAGATCCACTACGCCGGCCTCTACCCCGTCGCCGGCTGGTTCCTGCACTACCTGCCCTTCGTCATCATGGCCCGCGTCACCTACGTCCACCACTACTACCCGGCCCTCTACTTTGCCATCCTCACCTtcggcttcctcgccgaCTGGTTCCTGCGCAaccagcgcgccgtcgcgcagTACGCCGCCTACGCCCTGCTCTACGCCGCCGTAATCGGCCTGTACATCTACTTCATCCCCATCTGCTGGGGCATGACCGGCCCCAACAGGAAGTACAGCTACATGAAATGGTTCGAGAGCTGGAGGATGTCGGATGCGTGA